From Anopheles arabiensis isolate DONGOLA chromosome 3, AaraD3, whole genome shotgun sequence, a single genomic window includes:
- the LOC120902108 gene encoding uncharacterized protein LOC120902108, which produces MAIVFERSSKQCPLAREYLNLLPQGLHDEHLCYGNQTFIVPGLCNALQGSPIERNDGTYVYIEAISLFGRDCGYGELAVGVRLSAHKAWLESVLLPRPEQQPLVYIDPDRKLSDDCMYTDRTKGTCVAEQDCPAIHARLQNKQQISFCSNSNVVCCPNKAKTVEMMAVENEFNECEERYRHLRTADQDGATHVVELGWQNDRNTTYRCYGYLISTRGVVSSASCLLEKGVLPNIARIGGIHSLDNASIIRIEKVAIYPHYNPTKQQHNIAMIKLESAINPIESVFPTCLWQNLTHSPVEQRVLDFGSALRASIHPMYKCDCEALLNRSFNQFEHICMNPGYWPYSFTTDFQIRYKIKIDVPNHCYSAGSPIVWRKPIDNGLHVEYLVHIYSHGECGPETPRVVNRVAAYMEWFKEVLQ; this is translated from the exons ATGGCAATTGTTTTCGAACGTTCGTCAAAGCAATGCCCGCTGGCTCGAGAATACCTCAATTTACTTCCACAGGGTTTGCACGATGAGCATTTGTGCTATGGCAATCAGACTTTCATTGTGCCTGGTTTGTGTAACGCATTGCAAGGTAGCCCTATCGAAAGAAACGATGGCACTTACGTTTATATCGAAGCAATCAGCTTGTTCGGTCGCGATTGTGGCTATGGAGAGCTGGCTGTAGGTGTAAGGCTCAGTGCACACAAAGCTTGGCTTGAGTCTGTATTGCTCCCTCGCCCGGAACAACAGCCTCTTGTGTACATTGATCCTGATCGGAAGCTCTCAGACGACTGCATGTATACGGATCGGACAAAAGGAACTTGCGTGGCAGAACAGGACTGTCCAGCCATTCACGCTCGACTGcagaacaaacaacaaatttcattcTGTTCAAATAgtaatgttgtttgttgtccCAATAAGGCCAAAACCGTAGAAATGATGGCAGTAGAAAATGAATTCAACGAGTGTGAGGAGCGCTACCGTCACCTTAGAACAGCTGACCAAGATGGAGCTACTCATGTC GTTGAGCTAGGATGGCAAAATGATCGCAACACAACATATCGATGTTACGGATACCTCATCAGTACTCGTGGTGTTGTTTCGTCGGCATCATGTTTGCTAGAAAAAGGTGTTCTGCCAAACATTGCACGAATAGGAGGAATCCATTCATTGGACAATGCAAGTATTATCCGTATTGAGAAAGTGGCCATCTATCCACACTATAACCcgacaaaacaacagcacaacatCGCAATGATCAAACTGGAATCGGCCATCAATCCAATTGAAAGCGTTTTCCCTACGTGTCTTTGGCAGAACCTTACTCATTCGCCAGTCGAACAACGGGTATTAGATTTTG GTTCTGCATTAAGGGCTTCCATTCATCCGATGTACAAATGCGATTGTGAAGCTCTTTTAAATCGTTCTTTCAATCAGTTTGAACATATCTGCATGAACCCTGGCTATTGGCCATACTCATTTACGACAGATTTTCAAATTCGATACAAGATTAAAATTGACGTTCCCAATCACTGCTACAGTGCAGGAAGTCCCATCGTGTGGAGAAAACCCATCGACAATGGTTTGCATGTGGAGTATCTGGTGCACATCTACAGCCATGGAGAATGCGGTCCCGAAACACCTCGCGTAGTGAACCGTGTTGCGGCGTACATGGAGTGGTTCAAGGAAGTGTTGCAGTGA
- the LOC120904390 gene encoding uncharacterized protein LOC120904390 yields MFDSPILRVVLVVLFLTLSHAFADDLLLPNQRTSLDDCRKRFTTTYQPKSQFLLALPFESPHTALIVEEESYLIQCMGSLITENVILGAGYCIPDKSVSYLAIFTEDPWYNNDHIEQKHKIVDFSVHPSYKNSSSIDNIALMKLEKNVNINTHVIPACLWPKEAANKLYYPFFDDVSKKIKKEPLFPIDTSKCDTNLSFTTRTGEYILEKQCEEYESIDQCSKWTTGPVEVRLSHDGKIVPFLVGILCNIKKGRMVAYISIFKFRDWITATLESFQQSDAAEYVFKPSDCAERHKHLREHTNNNIFDDDVLLEDDFDPNKNKMPFNSHTVKLLWADELATNVSSCYGAHVEPDAIVTLALCTSYLGIPPSKVLFYDLSELNIREIIVHPNYTRTAEPNYNDVAVVKLESPVKFIPTICGWYDDIHPSIDLGVKAVVTEKFQTEYQKSSTTLVTTLENNKRCLAALRKRYQLPQDTLDKYLCLHYELSSIRSSYQIELGAPIHGIKRVHYYVVGLNLVGHDTDVDTPMIGIRFSIHKAWFESVLLPAKNKQNTNMSFEGVTYVDSDLRYADKCGYSDGVKGTCADISNCPSIEQRLKDSKLITFCTNRTVVCCPQQSISSTEKDLHECPQYYSHLRQERHAKSMEDRSLDNQSPHLVELGWAYPPHEFIECTGYLITTRVILTMASCLRRRDSGPNVVRFDGIWPRNGTEPTFIPVGKIEYHPMYNKTTKEHNFAIVTLVSAYEPNWNIFPGCIWLNETHFPTHQKVWVERNKRFYDIYQMYQNDCETYLNRSMADSEACMFRKRWTCASYYNPILKEASPKCVFQTEDVLLAEIHKVEYKLQTPIISHQLDKNGKTIEYLMSNLECDLHYKWRTSIENEISTTQRATSEKDWIVSVLESNKIST; encoded by the exons ATGTTCGATTCGCCAATACTTCGCGTTGTGttagtggttttatttttaactttatCACATG CATTTGCTGATGACCTACTTTTACCAAACCAGAGAACATCACTTGATG ATTGCAGAAAACGATTCACAACAACATATCAACCCAAGTCTCAATTTCTGTTAGCGTTACCCTTTGAATCGCCACATACAGCTTTGATTGTTGAGGAGGAATCGTATCTCATCCAATGCATGGGATCGTTGATAACGGAAAACGTAATTCTAGGTGCTGGTTACTGCATCCCGGACAAAAG TGTGTCTTACCTAGCTATTTTCACGGAAGATCCTTGGTATAATAACGATCATATTGAGCAAAAGCATAAGATCGTTGACTTCTCAGTTCATCCGAGTTACAAAAACAGTTCCAGCATCGACAACATTGCCCTTATGAAGCTGGAGAAAAATGTTAA CATTAATACGCATGTTATTCCAGCCTGTTTATGGCCCAAAGAAGCTGCCAATAAGCTATACTATCCATTTTTTGATGATGTTT ccaaaaaaattaaaaaggaGCCCTTGTTCCCGATTGACACTTCGAAATGTGATACAAACTTATCATTTACCACGCGAACTGGTGAATATATATTAGAAAAACAATGTGAAGAGTACGAAAGCATTGATCAATGTTCG AAATGGACCACCGGACCGGTAGAAGTGAGGCTGTCCCATGATGGTAAAATCGTTCCATTTTTAGTAGGAATACTATGCAACATAAAGAAAGGTCGTATGGTCGCATACATTTCAATATTCAAATTTCGCGACTGGATCACTGCAACCCTCGAAAGCTTTCAGCAATCAGATGCAGCGGAGTACGTTTTCAAACCAAGCGATTGCGCCGAACGTCATAAACATTTGCGAGAGCATACGAACAATAACATCTTCGATGATGATGTTCTTCTTGAAGATGATTTTGATCCGAATAAGAATAAAATGCCTTTCAACTCCCATACCGTAAAGTTGCTGTGGGCGGACGAGTTGGCAACAAATGTGTCCTCTTGCTACGGTGCACACGTCGAGCCGGACGCGATCGTTACATTGGCGCTATGTACTTCATATTTGGG GATTCCTCCTTCGAAGGTGTTGTTTTACGATTTGTCGGAGCTAAACATTCGCGAAATCATCGTTCATCCCAACTACACGCGCACTGCCGAGCCCAATTATAacgatgttgctgttgtgaaACTAGAATCTCCAGTCAAATTCATTCCAACCATCTGTGGCTGGTATGACGATATTCATCCATCTATCGATCTTGGAGTAAAAGCAGTAGTAACTGAGAAGTTTCAAACTg AATATCAAAAGTCATCAACAACATTAGTAACAACCCTGGAGAACAACAAACGGTGTCTTGCAGCACTACGCAAACGATACCAACTGCCACAAGACACGCTGGATAAGTATTTGTGTTTACACTACGAACTGTCTTCGATACGAAGCTCCTACCAGATAGAATTGGGCGCTCCAATTCATGGAATTAAACGAGTACATTACTATGTAGTAGGACTGAATCTTGTTGGGCATGACACCGACGTAGACACTCCGATGATTGGAATACGGTTTAGCATTCACAAGGCATGGTTCGAGTCAGTATTACTGCCTGCAAAGAATAAACAGAACACAAACATGTCCTTTGAAGGAGTAACATACGTTGATTCTGATCTTCGATATGCCGACAAATGTGGATATTCCGATGGAGTCAAAGGAACGTGTGCGGATATTTCAAACTGTCCCTCTATCGAACAACGGCTAAAAGATAGCAAGCTTATCACTTTTTGTACGAACAGAACGGTAGTTTGTTGTCCACAGCAATCGATAAGCTCAACAGAAAAAGATCTCCATGAATGTCCGCAATATTATAGCCATTTACGACAAGAACGACATGCCAAATCGATGGAGGACCGTTCGTTGGATAATCAATCTCCCCACCTG GTTGAACTAGGATGGGCATACCCTCCACATGAATTTATTGAATGTACAGGATACCTCATCACAACTCGTGTTATCCTTACAATGGCCTCCTGCCTTCGACGGAGAGATTCAGGACCTAACGTGGTACGTTTTGATGGTATATGGCCTAGAAATGGTACAGAACCAACATTCATTCCCGTTGGCAAAATAGAGTATCATCCAATgtacaataaaacaacaaaagagcATAACTTTGCCATTGTGACGTTGGTGTCGGCATATGAGCCAAACTGGAATATCTTCCCTGGATGCATTTGGTTGAACGAGACGCACTTTCCTACGCATCAAAAAGTGTGGGTCGAGC GTAACAAACGTTTCTATGACATTTACCAGATGTACCAGAATGACTGTGAAACATACCTGAATCGTTCAATGGCAGATTCGGAGGCCTGCATGTTTCGTAAACGGTGGACTTGTGCTTCTTATTACAACCCAATACTTAAAGAGGCTTCGCCGAAATGTGTATTTCAAACCGAAGATGTATTGTTGGCCGAAATTCACAAAGTTGAATACAAATTGCAAACACCAATTATATCGCATCAGTTGGACAAAAACGGTAAAACGATTGAATACTTGATGAGCAATTTGGAATGCGATTTGCATTACAAATGGCGCACatcaattgaaaatgaaatctcAACTACACAGCGTGCAACGTCGGAAAAAGACTGGATTGTGTCGGTGCTAGAATCGAACAAAATCAGTACCTAA
- the LOC120904391 gene encoding uncharacterized protein LOC120904391, translating into MADASVVLNWALAFAFIVQGFCDSRMLPYERTSLDDCQERFYKDICEYFSCKGASSSSGGGLSILDGLAPPAKPKEFDHIAAIGWTNEDQSVRWLCGGSLIWENFILTAAHCTVDDNNTPPDVARMLDLNIYSAKDDQNAVELKIINIIRHPNYLLPSTYYDIALMEVDTTKIVIPTCLWLEDEIRFPKLEAAGWGSTALGENGSEILLKVEFAPVDKEECSTYYPKGDRKHRNGLMDHQLCAGDDKTDACPGDSGGPLQVKLVKGNRLIPFLVGVTSFGKSCGSFLPGVYTKVSKFGAWIVETLQRYGESVTLFDFHPMVCAARYEDSREFANNYFQSVPINSEYNVALGYPYGTAPFKRNCSGTLIEPNVVLTTAECVSHKEATPIQVLLVTSNVIDIAEIIVHPLYNSSISPYYNNIAVVKLKSFAPIEPFCAWYGHSNPDQKLLLTGQQVMPQKDSKNIQQSELMTIVFERSSKQCPLTQQHLDLLPQGLHDEHLCYGNLPFIVPGLCNALQGSPIERNDGTYVYIEAISLFGRDCGYGEPAVAVRLSAHKDWLESVLLPRPEEQPLVYIDPDRKLSDDCKYADRTKGTCVAEQDCPAIHARLQNKQQISFCSNSNVVCCPNKAKTVEMMAVENEFNECEERYRHLRTADQDGATHVVEIGWQNDRNTTYRCYGYLISTRGVVSSASCLLEKGVLPNIARIGGIHSLDNASIIRIEKVAIYPHYNPTKQQHNIAMIKLESAINPIESVFPTCLWQNLTHSPVEQRVLDFGSALRASIHPMYKSDCEALLNRSFDQFEHICMNPGYRPYSFTTDFQIQYKTFVFNVPDHCYSAGSPIVWRKPIDNGLHVEYLVHIYSHGECGPETPRVVNRVAAYIEWFKEVLQ; encoded by the exons ATGGCGGACGCTTCGGTGGTGCTAAATTGGGCTTtggcttttgctttcattgtTCAGG GTTTTTGTGATTCTCGGATGTTACCGTACGAAAGGACTTCTCTAGATG ACTGCCAGGAGCGTTTCTACAAAGACATTTGCGAATACTTCTCATGCAAAGGAGCATCTTCATCTTCAGGTGGAGGATTAAGTATATTAGATGGTCTAGCTCCACCTGCAAAACCCAAAGAGTTTGACCATATTGCCGCCATTGGTTGGACCAATGAAGATCAAAGTGTGCGATGGTTGTGTGGAGGATCGTTGATCTGGGAAAACTTCATTCTTACCGCGGCTCACTGCACAGTGGATGACAA CAATACACCGCCGGATGTGGCCCGCATGTTAGATCTCAACATCTACAGTGCTAAAGATGACCAAAACGCAGTAGAATTGAAAATTATCAATATCATCCGTCATCCAAATTATCTACTCCCCTCGACGTATTATGATATCGCATTGATGGAGGTCGA CACAACGAAGATTGTAATCCCAACATGTCTTTGGTTGGAGGATGAGATTCGCTTTCCGAAACTGGAGGCGGCTGGTTGGGGCTCAACAGCACTCG GTGAGAATGGGTCAGAAATTCTATTAAAAGTAGAGTTCGCCCCAGTAGATAAAGAAGAATGCTCAACATACTATCCAAAAGGAGATAGAAAGCACCGAAACGGTCTCATGGATCATCAACTATGTGCTGGCGACGACAAGACGGACGCATGTCCG GGAGACTCTGGAGGACCACTGCAAGTGAAACTTGTGAAGGGCAATAGATTAATCCCTTTCCTGGTTGGTGTGACATCGTTCGGGAAATCCTGTGGTTCATTCTTACCGGGTGTGTACACAAAGGTGTCCAAATTTGGAGCCTGGATTGTAGAAACACTCCAGCGATATGGCGAGTCAGTCACACTTTTCGATTTCCATCCAATGGTTTGTGCTGCGCGTTATGAGGATAGTCGAGAATTTGCTAACAATTACTTTCAATCAGTACCAATAAACAGCGAATATAACGTTGCATTGGGGTATCCATATGGTACTGCTCCATTCAAAAGAAACTGCTCAGGAACTCTTATCGAACCCAACGTGGTGTTGACTACAGCTGAGTGTGTTTCACACAAAGA AGCGACACCCATTCAAGTTTTACTAGTGACCAGTAATGTAATAGACATTGCGGAAATCATCGTTCATCCATTGTACAATTCATCGATTTCCCCGTACTACAACAACATCGCCGTAGTGAAGCTCAAATCTTTTGCTCCGATAGAACCATTTTGTGCGTGGTATGGACACTCAAACCCTGACCAAAAATTGTTGTTAACGGGACAACAAGTAATGCCACAAAAAGATTCAAAGA ATATTCAACAGTCTGAACTCATGACGATAGTTTTCGAACGTTCGTCAAAGCAATGCCCGCTGACCCAACAACACCTCGATTTACTTCCACAGGGTTTGCACGATGAGCATTTGTGCTATGGAAATTTGCCATTCATTGTCCCTGGCTTGTGTAACGCATTGCAAGGTAGCCCTATCGAAAGAAACGATGGCACTTACGTTTATATCGAAGCAATCAGCTTGTTCGGCCGCGATTGTGGCTATGGAGAGCCGGCTGTAGCTGTAAGGCTCAGTGCACACAAAGATTGGCTTGAGTCTGTACTACTCCCTCGCCCGGAAGAACAGCCTCTTGTGTACATTGATCCTGATCGGAAGCTCTCAGACGACTGCAAGTATGCGGATCGGACAAAAGGAACTTGCGTGGCAGAACAGGACTGTCCAGCCATTCACGCTCGACTGcagaacaaacaacaaatttcattcTGTTCAAATAgtaatgttgtttgttgtccCAATAAGGCCAAAACCGTAGAAATGATGGCAGTAGAAAATGAATTCAACGAGTGTGAGGAGCGCTACCGTCACCTTAGAACAGCTGACCAAGATGGAGCTACTCATGTC GTTGAGATAGGATGGCAAAATGATCGCAACACAACATATCGATGTTACGGATACCTCATCAGTACTCGTGGTGTTGTTTCGTCGGCATCATGTTTGCTAGAAAAAGGTGTTCTGCCAAACATTGCACGAATAGGAGGAATCCATTCATTGGACAATGCAAGTATTATCCGTATTGAGAAAGTGGCCATCTATCCACACTATAACCcgacaaaacaacagcacaacatCGCAATGATCAAACTGGAATCGGCCATCAATCCAATTGAAAGCGTTTTCCCTACGTGTCTTTGGCAGAACCTTACTCATTCGCCAGTCGAACAACGGGTATTAGATTTTG GTTCTGCATTAAGGGCTTCCATTCATCCGATGTACAAAAGCGATTGTGAGGCTCTTTTAAATCGTTCTTTCGATCAGTTTGAACATATCTGCATGAACCCTGGTTATCGGCCATACTCATTTACGACAGATTTTCAAATTCAATACAAGACTTTTGTCTTTAACGTTCCCGATCACTGCTACAGTGCAGGAAGCCCTATCGTGTGGAGAAAACCCATCGACAATGGTTTGCATGTGGAGTATCTGGTGCACATCTACAGCCATGGAGAATGCGGTCCCGAAACTCCCCGCGTAGTGAACCGTGTTGCGGCGTACATCGAGTGGTTCAAGGAAGTGTTGCAGTGA